In Acidobacteriaceae bacterium, the following are encoded in one genomic region:
- the hisB gene encoding imidazoleglycerol-phosphate dehydratase HisB: MLEEIGTTQTNDGERVGIVNRKTLETDINLRLNVDGLGTYKVSTGIRFFDHMLESFAKHGGFDLELKCIGDLDVDQHHTVEDVGIALGEAFAEALGDKRGIMRAGYFVMTMDETLAVSAVDLSGRVACVVDDQLTAPVVGDLVTELVPDFFDGFARGAKANVHVKTMYGRNNHHKIEAIFKAFARAMRGACSKDERMKDLLPSTKGLL; this comes from the coding sequence ATGCTCGAAGAGATCGGCACCACGCAGACCAATGATGGAGAGCGTGTAGGAATAGTCAACCGCAAGACACTCGAGACCGACATCAACCTGCGTCTCAATGTAGATGGCCTGGGCACGTACAAGGTCTCCACGGGCATCCGCTTCTTCGACCACATGCTCGAAAGCTTCGCCAAGCATGGCGGCTTCGACCTCGAGTTGAAGTGCATTGGCGACCTCGATGTCGACCAACACCACACGGTCGAAGACGTCGGTATCGCGCTGGGCGAGGCGTTTGCCGAAGCTCTGGGCGACAAGCGTGGCATCATGCGCGCGGGCTACTTCGTCATGACGATGGATGAGACCCTGGCAGTTTCTGCTGTAGACCTTTCGGGCCGCGTGGCTTGTGTGGTCGACGACCAGCTCACCGCTCCCGTGGTCGGCGATCTAGTCACAGAGCTTGTGCCGGACTTCTTCGACGGCTTTGCCCGCGGCGCGAAAGCGAACGTGCATGTGAAGACGATGTACGGCCGCAACAACCATCACAAGATCGAGGCAATCTTCAAGGCGTTTGCACGCGCGATGCGCGGTGCCTGCTCAAAGGATGAGCGCATGAAGGATCTGCTGCCGAGCACGAAGGGCTTGCTGTAG
- the hisH gene encoding imidazole glycerol phosphate synthase subunit HisH, whose amino-acid sequence MIAVIDYKAGNLTSVVKTLKFLGAEDIVVTQAPEDVLRADKIVLPGVGHFRATQLLHDLKLTEATREAIAKATPFLGICVGLQWLYEGSTEAEATEGLCHFSAKCEHFPATFEGAELKSPHVGWNSLENIHPDSKLFKGVESGSFVYYTHSWRAPVSADTAATTSYGGEFTAAVERDNVMGVQFHPEKSAETGLKVLKNFLEL is encoded by the coding sequence ATGATCGCAGTCATTGATTACAAAGCGGGCAATCTGACCAGCGTGGTGAAGACGCTGAAGTTTCTCGGCGCAGAGGACATCGTCGTCACGCAGGCTCCGGAAGACGTGCTGCGCGCGGACAAGATTGTGCTGCCTGGCGTAGGACACTTTCGGGCGACGCAGTTGCTGCACGATCTGAAGCTGACCGAAGCGACGCGCGAGGCGATCGCCAAAGCCACGCCGTTTCTCGGCATTTGCGTGGGACTGCAGTGGCTCTACGAAGGCTCGACCGAGGCCGAAGCCACGGAAGGCTTATGCCACTTCAGCGCGAAGTGCGAGCACTTCCCTGCCACCTTCGAGGGCGCGGAGCTGAAGTCCCCGCACGTGGGATGGAACTCTCTGGAGAATATTCACCCAGACTCTAAGCTGTTCAAGGGCGTTGAGTCGGGGAGCTTTGTGTACTACACGCACTCGTGGCGCGCTCCGGTGAGCGCTGATACTGCGGCGACGACTTCTTACGGTGGCGAGTTTACGGCTGCAGTCGAACGCGACAACGTAATGGGCGTCCAGTTTCATCCGGAGAAGAGCGCAGAGACCGGGCTGAAAGTACTGAAGAACTTTCTTGAGTTGTAA
- a CDS encoding DUF2164 domain-containing protein, which yields MMAEIELDKAKRTEAIASLKRYFEEHMPEPIGDLPAGMLLDFFLEEIAPAVYNKAVSDASTRIQQRVADLDGELYVDEFGYWAKQKRRR from the coding sequence ATGATGGCAGAGATTGAACTGGATAAAGCGAAGCGGACAGAAGCGATTGCTTCGCTGAAGCGTTACTTCGAAGAACATATGCCGGAGCCGATCGGTGATTTACCTGCTGGCATGCTACTGGATTTCTTTCTCGAAGAAATTGCGCCTGCGGTGTACAACAAGGCGGTCTCGGATGCCTCGACGCGCATACAGCAGAGAGTTGCCGATCTCGACGGGGAACTCTATGTGGATGAGTTTGGATACTGGGCAAAGCAGAAGAGGCGACGGTAG